The window CGATGAAGTTCGGCCAGACCTTCAACGACCCCAACGGGCCCTGGCTGGAGCTGATGCGCCACGCCGTCTTCGGCGACGGCAAGTCGGTCGAGAAGGACAACGACGCCGTCACCGCCTCACTGGCCGACTGAACCGACCCTCCCGACGACCTAAGGCCATGACGTCCTACGGCCAAGGAGAGCCATGCCGGTGAAAGTGGCAGTCCGGGCGACGGCCGCGCACGTGACCTCGCCGCAGCCGCGGGGCGGCACACCCCCGCCCCGCTGGCGCTCCCGCAAGGCCAAAGGCCTGGCCTACGCGGCCCCCACGGCGGTGTTCGTCACGGTCTTCTTCCTGCTGCCCCTGCTGCTGGTCGGTCAGATGTCGCTCAGCGACTGGCCGCTGCTCGGGGGAGACCGGGGAGTCAACGCGCCCGAGAACTACTCCGACATCACCGACAGCACCCTGTTCTGGCCGGCGATCCGCTTCACCCTCCTCTACACCGTGATCGTCACGGTCGTCCTGCTCGCCCTGGCGCTGCTCCTGGCCCTGCTGGTGCAGGAGTCCCGCCCGGGCGCGGGCTTCTTCCGCACGGTCTACTTCCTGCCCGGCGCCCTCGGACTGGCCTCCGCGTCCCTGCTGTTCTGGGGCCTGTACAGCCCGACCACCGGCCCGCTCAGCCGCATCCTCGAAGGCCTCGGCCTCGTCGACGACCCGGTGTCCTTCCTCGGCTCACCGACGTCGGCCCTGTGGTCGACGGTGTTCCTGATCGTCTGGAAGTTCGCCGGCTTCTACATGCTGATCCTGCTCGTGGGCCTGCAGCGCATCCCGCACGAGGTGTACGAGGCGGCACGGATGGACGGCGCGAGCCGCGCCCAGATCTTCCGCTCCATCACCCTGCCGCTGCTGCGGCCCTCCCTCGCGCTGTGCCTGCTGCTGTGCGTGACCGGCTCCCTGCTCGCCTTCGACCAGTTCTTCATCCTCACCAAGGGCGGCCCGGACAACAGCACGGTCACCGTCGTCCAGCTGATCTACCGGGAGGCGTTCCAGCGGCTGAACCTCGGTACCGCGGCGGCCCTTTCGAACCTCGTGCTGGCCGCGCTGCTCCTGCTGAACGCCCTGCAGTTCCGGGGCC of the Streptomyces koelreuteriae genome contains:
- a CDS encoding carbohydrate ABC transporter permease; amino-acid sequence: MPVKVAVRATAAHVTSPQPRGGTPPPRWRSRKAKGLAYAAPTAVFVTVFFLLPLLLVGQMSLSDWPLLGGDRGVNAPENYSDITDSTLFWPAIRFTLLYTVIVTVVLLALALLLALLVQESRPGAGFFRTVYFLPGALGLASASLLFWGLYSPTTGPLSRILEGLGLVDDPVSFLGSPTSALWSTVFLIVWKFAGFYMLILLVGLQRIPHEVYEAARMDGASRAQIFRSITLPLLRPSLALCLLLCVTGSLLAFDQFFILTKGGPDNSTVTVVQLIYREAFQRLNLGTAAALSNLVLAALLLLNALQFRGLRRADES